DNA from Corallococcus soli:
CCCCAGTACTCCTGGCGGAAGGCCTCCAGGTAGTCCACCCCCGGGCGCTTCGCGCAGGCGACGCAGTAGATGCGCCCATCCCCCAGCAGGGACGTGGCGCAGTCTGCGCAGATGAAGCCGCCACAGCGGGAACAGGTGCCGCCCGCGAGCACGTCGGGGTGGACGGCGCAGTGCGGCCGCGCGGAAGGAGGGACCTCCAGGCTCATGGCCGCAGTGTCGCACGGCGAGCAACATCCGGCACCCCGGAGCCCACCTGCTCGCCTTCGGGCTTACAGGCCCCTGGGCGCGTGTTAAGCGCGCGAGGCACTGTCCTGAACCGTGGAGGAACCTTGTCCCGATTGAAGGCCCTCGCCGCCGCAGCCCTGTTCCTGGGGTCTGCCGCGCTCGCCCAGCAGCCCGAGGCGAAGCCGTTGGAGCCCGGCCGCGAAAACCTGGCCATCCCGTATGAGAAGTACACGCTGCCCAACGGCCTGGAGGTCATCCTCTCCGTGGACCGCAAGCTGCCCGTGGTGGCCGTCAACGTCTGGTACCACGTGGGCGCCTACGACGAGCAGCCGGGCCGCACCGGGTTCGCGCACCTCTTCGAGCACATGATGTTCCAGGGCTCCAAGCACGTCCCGGACGACGTGCACATCGCCCTGATGGAGCAGTCCGGCGCGACCGACCTCAACGGCACCACCAGCTTCGACCGCACCAACTACTACGAGACCGTGCCCAGCAACCTGCTGGAGACCGCGCTGTGGTTGGAGAGCGACCGCATGGGCTTCCTGCTGGACGCCCTCACGGAGAAGAAGCTGGAGACGCAGCGCGAGGTGGTGAAGAACGAGCGCCGCCAGGGCGTGGAGACCGCCCCCTACGGCGAGGCGCAGGAGAAGGCGTGGCAGGCGTTGTTCCCGGCCCCGCACCCGTATTCGGGCAACGTCATCGGGTCCATGAAGGACCTGGACGCGGCCAACGCGGACGACGTGAAGGCTTTCTTCCGCACCTGGTACGCGCCCGCCAACGCGACGCTCGCCATCGTGGGCGACTTCGACGTCGCGAAGACCAAGGCGCTGGTGGAGAAGTACTTCGCCACGCTGCCCTCCGGCCCCAAGCCCAAGCGCCCCGACGTGAAGCCCGTGAAGGTCACGCGCGAGACGGTCATCCGTCACGACGAGAAGGTGGCCACGCTGCCGCTGCTCTCCATGTCCTGGCTCACCGCCCCGTACCTCAAGCCCGGGGACGCGACGGCGGACGTGCTCGCCACCGCGCTGAGCACTGGCCGCGCGAGCCGGCTGTACCGCCGGCTGGTGCTGGACAAGCAGCTGGCGCAGAGCGTGGACGCCACGCAGCAGAGCCACGGCGCGCAGTCCGTCTTCACCATTGATGCGGTGGCCCGGCCCGGCGTCACCACGGACGCGCTGAAGAAGGAGATCGACGCGGTGCTGGACGAGGTCCGCAAGGACGGCGTCACGCAGGAGGAGATCGTCCGCGCGCGCACCCGCTATGACACGCGTCAGCTGGCGGGCCTGCAGGCCGTGGGCGGCTCCGGCAGCAAGTCCGACACGCTCCAGACCTACAACCAGTTCGTGGGCGAGCCCAGCTACGTCGCGCAGGACCTGGCGCGCTACCAGGAAGTGACGCCCGCGCTGGTGAAGCAGTTCGCCACCGACGTGCTGCGCCCCGACGCGCGCGTCGTCCTCCACGCGGTGCCGCCCAGCCAGGGCACGCCGCCGTCTTCCGGTTCGGGCAAGGAGGCCCGTTGACCATGCACCGCCGAATCCTCACTGCCCTCCTCACGCTGACCGTCTCCGCCTGCGCCACCACGAAGCCCGCGGAGGCCCCTCCCGCTGAACCCTCCGGCGCCCAGCAACCCCAGACGCCCGCGCCGGATGCGGAGGCCTTCCGTCAGACGCCGCCCAAGCCGGGCACGCCGCCGGAGCTGGTGCTGCCCACCTTCGAGAAGGCCCAGCTGGACAACGGGCTCACCGTCATCGTCAGCACGCGCAAGGAGCTGCCGCTGGTGTTCGCCGGCATCGCCTTCGCCGCCGGTGTGTCGCAGGAGCCCGCCTCCAAGCTGGGCGTGGCGGACCTGTCCTACCGCATGCTGCTGGAGGGCGCGGGCAAGCGCGACACGGTGGCGCTGGACAACGCGTTCGCGGACCTGGGCGTGTCCCCCGTGATGTCGGTGGAGCCCGACGGCGCCTTCGTGGGCGCGCGCGTGCTCACGCGCAACGTGGACGCGGTGATGGCGCTGCTGTCGGACGTGGTGCTGCGGCCCACGTTCGACGCCAAGGCCTTCGACCGGCGCAAGAAGCAGCAGCTGGGCGAGCTGGTGCGCCGCATGGGCGACCCGAACTTCCTCGCGCAGCAGGCCTACTACGCCGCCGTCTTCGGCGCGGACCACCCGTACGGCCACCCGTCCGGGGGCACCCCCAAGACGGTGCAGGCGCTGACGCTGGCGGACGCGAAGAACTTCTACGTGAAGAACACCGGGCCCCGCGCCGCCGCGCTCATCATGACCGGCGACGTGACGCTGCCGCAGGCGGTGGAGTGGGCGAAGAAGTACTTCGGCGGGTGGAAGGGCGGGGCCGTGGCGCCCAAGCCGCCGCCCGCGCCGCCCGCGCCGCCGCGTGAGCAGGTGCGCATCGTGCCCAAGCCGGGCCTGGAGCAGACGGTGGTGCTGGTGGGCCGTCCCGGCCTCGCCACCGGCCATGCGGACGAGTACCCGCTGGAGCTGGCCACCACGGTGTTCGGCGGCTTCTTCGGCAGCCGGCTCAACATGAACATCCGCGAGGACAAGGGTTACAGCTACGGCGCCAACGCCTCGCTGGGCACGCGGCTGGGCGTGGGTCCGCTCACCGCGTATGCGGCCGTGCGGCAGAACGTGACGGGCCCCGCGCTCAACGAGTTCATCCAGGAGCTGGCGGGCCTCAAGACGAAGCCCATCACGGAGCAGGAGCTGGCCGCCGCGCGCGAGGGCCTCATCCGCGCCTTCCCGGGCGCCTTCGAGACGGTGGAGGGCCTGGGTGGCAGCGCATCACGGCTCTTCTTCCAGCGCCGTCCGATGGACGAGTTCAAGAAGAGCGTGGAGGGCCTGCGCGACGCCACCGCCGCCGAGGTGCAGCGCGTGGCCGAGGCCTACCTGGACCCGGCCTCCATGCAGGTGGTGCTCGTGGGTGACCCGCTGGTCATCCAGGAGCAGGTGACGCCGCTCAACCTGGGCAAGCTGACCCTGGTGGAGACGCCCGCCTCGGACGCGGCGCCCGCGTCCAAGTAGGCGGGGCGTCACGGGGAGTGCTACCGGCCGGGGTCCCGACATGCGTCGGGGCTCCGGCCTTCTTCATTCCCGGGTGGGCTCGTTGTCCTCGCGGGCCTCGGCCTTGAGGCGGCCGCGCACCTCGCGCTCCTCGGCGTCCACGTCGTCCAGGACGCTCTGCGGGTTGTTCACGTCGCCGCCCACCGGGCCGTCGCTGTCGAAGGCGAACTTCTGCTCCTCCGTCGAGTGCTTGGTGTCGTCCGCGTACAGGGGCTTGGTGTCGTCCGCTTCCAGTCCCCGCTCCACGCGGTCCTTGGCGAAGCCGGGCTTGTGGGCGCCAGCGTCCTTGTCGCTCTTCTTGCGGGTGGCCATGGGGTGCTCCCAGTCAGGTGGGTCAACAGGGTGACATTGAGAATGTCGGCAGCCTCAAGGCAGTGCACCACGGTGGACTCCGGGAGGCGGGGGCCCGGTTGCCCGCCCCCTGACCGGGTGTCGTTGAAACGGCTAGGATGGTGACTCCATGGACGGACAGCGCGGGCATGGCATGCGGCACGAGGGGACGACGTCCTGCGTGGGCACGCGTTCCCAGACCGCCCTGACGCGCACTTGCGCCGGCCTGGCTCGCGGACCGCCTGACTTCGGACGGACCTCCCCGGTCCCCCTCCCGAACCCGGCCCCGCGCTCCTCCTGAGCGCGGGGCTTTTTCGTCGCCCCAACCCCCAGAGAACCTCCCCGGAACCGCCATGACGACCCTGATGCCCCCGCTGGACTCCCACCGCCATCCCTCCTCCCGCCGCGAGGAGGCCGTGTCATGCGCGTGATGAAATTCGGTGGCACCAGTGTCGGG
Protein-coding regions in this window:
- a CDS encoding M16 family metallopeptidase; the encoded protein is MHRRILTALLTLTVSACATTKPAEAPPAEPSGAQQPQTPAPDAEAFRQTPPKPGTPPELVLPTFEKAQLDNGLTVIVSTRKELPLVFAGIAFAAGVSQEPASKLGVADLSYRMLLEGAGKRDTVALDNAFADLGVSPVMSVEPDGAFVGARVLTRNVDAVMALLSDVVLRPTFDAKAFDRRKKQQLGELVRRMGDPNFLAQQAYYAAVFGADHPYGHPSGGTPKTVQALTLADAKNFYVKNTGPRAAALIMTGDVTLPQAVEWAKKYFGGWKGGAVAPKPPPAPPAPPREQVRIVPKPGLEQTVVLVGRPGLATGHADEYPLELATTVFGGFFGSRLNMNIREDKGYSYGANASLGTRLGVGPLTAYAAVRQNVTGPALNEFIQELAGLKTKPITEQELAAAREGLIRAFPGAFETVEGLGGSASRLFFQRRPMDEFKKSVEGLRDATAAEVQRVAEAYLDPASMQVVLVGDPLVIQEQVTPLNLGKLTLVETPASDAAPASK
- a CDS encoding M16 family metallopeptidase, whose product is MKALAAAALFLGSAALAQQPEAKPLEPGRENLAIPYEKYTLPNGLEVILSVDRKLPVVAVNVWYHVGAYDEQPGRTGFAHLFEHMMFQGSKHVPDDVHIALMEQSGATDLNGTTSFDRTNYYETVPSNLLETALWLESDRMGFLLDALTEKKLETQREVVKNERRQGVETAPYGEAQEKAWQALFPAPHPYSGNVIGSMKDLDAANADDVKAFFRTWYAPANATLAIVGDFDVAKTKALVEKYFATLPSGPKPKRPDVKPVKVTRETVIRHDEKVATLPLLSMSWLTAPYLKPGDATADVLATALSTGRASRLYRRLVLDKQLAQSVDATQQSHGAQSVFTIDAVARPGVTTDALKKEIDAVLDEVRKDGVTQEEIVRARTRYDTRQLAGLQAVGGSGSKSDTLQTYNQFVGEPSYVAQDLARYQEVTPALVKQFATDVLRPDARVVLHAVPPSQGTPPSSGSGKEAR